One Ranitomeya variabilis isolate aRanVar5 chromosome 4, aRanVar5.hap1, whole genome shotgun sequence genomic window, ggtgagtttgctggccaatcaagcacagtgatgctgttgtttttaaaccaggtattggtacttttagcggtgtggacaggtgccaagtcctgctggagaatgaaatttccatctcctaaaagcttgtcggcagagggaagcatgaagtgctctaaaatttcctggtagatggctgtgctgactttggtcttgataaaacacagtggacctacaccagcagatgacatggctccacaaaccatcactgattgtggaaacttcacactagacctcaagcagcttggattgtggcctccccaGTCTACCTCCAGACTCtggtaccttgatttccaaatgaaatgcaaaatttactttcatctgtaaacaacaccttggaccactgagcaacagtccagttctttttctccttggcccaggtaagacacttctggggttgtctattggtcatgagtggctgacacaaggaatgcgacgctGGTAGCCCACGTCCTGGATActtgtgtgtggtggctctagaagcaatgactccagcagcagtccattccttgtgaatcttctccaaatttttgaatggccttttcttaacaatcctttcaaggctgtgattatcccggttgcttgtgcacctttttctaccacactttttccttccactcaactctccgttaatatacttggatacagcactctgtggacagtcagcttctttagcaatgaccttttgtggcttaccttccttgtggagtgtgccaatgactgccttctggacatctgtcaagtcagcagtcttccccatgatagtgtagcctactgaaacagtctaggaagcctttgcaggtgtttttgttaattattataagccataatcatcaacattaacaaaaataaacacttgaaatagattactctgtttgtaatgactatataatgagtttcactttttatattggagctgaaataaattaacttttgatgatatgaGATGAGAAGCACTTATACTAGTGATACTAGGGCGGTTTATTCTCATCTGTGCTACTTCCAACATACAACCTGTGTAGCTCGTTATTGGATTTATTCATAAGTGGGGTAGAGTGTATGGTTTGTTCTTTCTAAGGATATGTTCAGATGAGGCAAAAATGCGGCAACCAGTATATCAGCAAAGTCTATGACCTTTTACCAAATATCTACACTCTTCAAAGAGATTTCTTGTGCTGAAATTGACCTGCGGGGAGCCTACAACTTCTAACAATGCCATTTCTTTCTGCAGGTTTTTCTGTTGTGTGGATTTTATCTTTTGCAAAGCAAATTGTCATGTAATCAATGCAGATGTACAGTATATTGCAATGGTCTTTTGTGAACTTACCCTATAGGTGGGTTCACACAGTGCAGTTGCTGTGCTTTTTTCCCCTCTAGTGTAAAAAGGTCTTGAGGCTCTTGTTTTCGCTCTGCTGAGGACCTACTTTAGTAATGTAATACACTTTGACTTAATCGCTCAATCCACGTTCTGGAAAGATGAAGCCGAGAGGGAGATCTATTCACACTGGGGTGTTAAAAACTTATCTTGCCTCATTTCTGGATGGAACTTGCATTAAGTTTTCTGTCTGAACATAGACTGTGGGATGGTCGTGTCACAGGGTTAGTCCCCATCTATTACCAGTCCAGGTATTGCAGAACAGGCGAGGGCTCTCGGTGTTTGTGGCACTCAGCACATTGTCATGGTTTGATATCATTTCCAGAATATAATATCATATACGAGAATGTTTGTTACAATTTTCTGTCCTTGACTTGTCTACAGGCCAACACTAAACCCCCTAAGCTTACCAACGAAGAACAAAGAGGCCGAGGGGCTCTGCTCAGCGACATCTGCAAAGGAGCGAATCTAAAAAGGACCACTGCAGTGAATGACCGGAGTGCTCCCGTATTAGAAAGTATGTATTGTGTGACCTGTATGTAATGAATATGCGGAGCAGGAAATCTTCATGCAATCTCCAGGCACTCCCTTTCTATATAAATATTGACTGGTGTGAGACGTCTGGGTTTGAAGTTATAAAATATACTGAACTCTGTACTTTTCCCCTGAAACTAACATTGCAGAAATAAAAGAAGATGCTTGTCATTTTGCAAAGGGGatatgtgtaagggtactgtcacactatacgatttaccaacgatcacgaccagcgatacgacctggccgtgatcgttggtaagtggttgtgtggtcgctggggagctgtcacacagtcagctctccagcgaccaacgatgccgaagtccccggctaaccagggtaaacatcgggttactaagcgcagggccgcgcttagtaacccgatgtttaccgtggttaccagcgtaaaagtaaaaaaaaacaaacagtacatacttacattccagtgtctgtcccccggcgttctgcttctctccactgtgtctgcgccagccggaaagcacagcggtgacgtcaccgctgtgctcgctttccggccggacggcgctcacagtgcagagaagcagaacgccgggggacagacactggaatgtaagtatgtactgtttttttttttttttttacttttacgctggtaaccacggtaaacatcgggttactaagcgcggccctgcgcttagtaacccgatgtttaccctggttacaagcgtacgcatcgctggatcgctgtcacacacaacgatccagcgatgacagcgggagatccagcgacgaaagaaagttccaaacgatctgctacgacgtacgattctcagcggggtccctgatcgctgctgcgtgtcagacacagcgatatcgtatggatatcgctggaacgtcacggatcgtaccgtcgtagcgacaaaagtgccactgtgtgacagtaccctaagtgaatCTGCCACTTAACTCGTCACTCCCCAATCTGCTTATCTAGTCAGATAGTGCTTGTTAAGATAAGTAAAGCCATACTTTTTTTTATCCATAATCAAAAAATCCACATATTTTTTTTCTATCAGCATGCAAATGAGGCCACTTGTGTTTTTGGAGGTCACAGAACACTTTGAGTCCCTGCTTTCCCATCTCAAGTCCCCACCTTGTGCAATCCACTggtgcttgactgacagctccatGGCTGTGTATTGTCATGTGCTAGTAAACGAAATCTCGCAGCAGTGAGAGGTGCAAGATGGGGACTTGAGCTGGGGAAGCAGAGGATCATGAAGTGCTCATCGTGCCCTGAGCACTTATGGCCTCATTTGCAGGCTGATAAAAACATGATTATTTTGATTATAGAGCTGCAGATTGTTATAAACAACAGTATGGGTCGTCTTATCTTTACTATCCTTACAAGGTCCCTGGACGCTAGCAGGTCTCTACCTGTGTATCATtggaagagacctgtcagtcataaAGACTTggcagggagaagctggctggggacTTGCTTTGGGCTAGTCAGCCGAGACATAAATCCTGGACTGCTTTTCAAAGGGTGCTTACCCTGAAACCGTGCAGCATTTCAGAACAAAAATACAAAGCTGCAATTGCGCAGCCAATGTCTGATtctgggcagcatgaatctgatgGCAAGTCTCCTATGAAGGGATTAGTGCCAAAACAAATGATATCCTATGTATATGAGTAGAGGTCCTATGCCTGGCACTGCTACTGATCAATTGAGTTCTAGTCTAGCAGTATCCGGATATAAGTGATGTGTGGGGCAGAATAAAGCAGCTGCCAGAAAACCATGTGTGGAGCTGCTCTGTTCTGCCGTACATTGTTTATACCCGGAAATGCCAGAGCAGAATTCAGTGGTGGTGCCTGTTGTCGACCCCCTCCAATCTCATCAGTTGTTTAGTACTTGACGATAATTCCTTTAAAGAGACTGTCTGGGGTCACAGCCTCTTTCCATGTAATGTCAGGGCTGAAGGGCTATATTCCGCTCCGTATTCCAGTGGAAATCATTGTGAATTATTTCAGTCTGCCACTTCCCACAGTTGCAGTGTAGACCAGCAGTGGTCAAAGATGCTCCCAACACCGTGCCAACACTGGTAATTGGCTGTCCGCACAGTGTAAGATAACCTGGAAGAAGCTTCTGCTAAACCGTGGCCAAGTTGGATCCATAATGACTATCTAGTCCCTGGACCTGTTCCACTACTAGTACAACCccttctcgatctgaatgtttggcctaataaaataaaaacacttatactcatctctcgtgctggtgctgttccagcggtgtcggcactcttgGTCCCGGGGCTTACATGTAATATTTATGATACATAAGTCCTTTGTACAATCAGTGCTGCTGTTACTGTCCTCATCTTCAGACAAATCGAGCATGAAGAGAAAGCCAAGGCTGTGGCTGCTCTGACTTTATTTTATCGGCGCCAAATACTCAGATCAGGATAGGGTTGTCGCAGTGGTGAACAATCCcttttaaaggattattcccaaTGTTATCGTACTTGCAGATGTGCAAGTATTCGACAGAAGGGACCTCCACCAATCTTGAGAAAAGACTGTGATCTGGAGCGGTGGGACTGCCTGATATAGTAGAGTTCAATGCACGTCTAACTCTGGCAGTCCCATAGGTAATGAATGGAGCAGTGACATTCATGTGTGGCCACCACTTGATTCCAACACAAAATTTCAGAGCCCTGATGTCCAGTGGTTGGACCCCGATTAATGCACAACTTATCACTTTGCATACGTGATAACTTCTAAAGTTGAGAATAAATCCTTAAGGCTCCATGTACATAATGATAGTTGGTTGCACCTAATGGTTTTGATCGAGCCCtgccagctatctaatgtgtatgggtggcTCCCAACTCCCCCTGTTCCCAACAGAAAGATTGTTGGGTTAGATCAGGCAATACGAATTCAGACACCCCATCCTCTTGTTCTTCATGTAGTGCCGATGGTGTCTGTTAGCATCTCACCCCTCTCTCCCTATAGAGCACACATGAATGCATTGCCGTGTTGTGTTTGAGGGATCAGGGGAAAGAGCTGACAGCTGAACTAGAATTTGGTCAGCCGCTACTGAAGATGTATGTGCATGATTTAGAGGTATACCCCAAACCATATATTGAGAATCGTAGGCCATTAACTTGGCCATACTCTTTCCCAAACACCCCCGTCAACATGGACCACTGAATTGGCTGAGTAAGTGTATAATCATAGGAGGTGGTAGTACAGTAGTCACCATCTtatggtttcattttttttttcttttaacaattgTCTTGGAATTGTAGAAATCAGACACAGTTTCTTCCTTTTTGCTGTAATATAAATGCTGTAATATTTTGCAGACTCTAATGGCGGCGGTAGTGGTGGTCCTGGTTTTAGGCCGACAGGCGGAGGAGCGATGCAACCAAGAGGAGGCCTCTTTCAAGGGGGAGTTCCTCAACTTAGGCCAGTAGGAACCAAAGATAGTAACTCTGGTACGTGATGATGTTTTGGGGAGTTTCTGCTGCTGAATAAGAACTGATTTATTGCTGGCCCATGGGGAAGTGTGAATGTCTTCAGTATTCACCTCTGTACCTTTTGCTATTCTTCCAATGTCTTGTCCCTATACACTCTGCTTTGTAGCATTTCTGTACAAAAATATCTTGATTTTGTCACTTTTCTTATTTTCTTCAGAAAGCCCATCTGGTCGGTCTCCTCTTCAGGGATCAACAACAAGATCTGCTGCTCCCCGTCCCCCAGTTTCAGGAGGGAGACCCCAGGATGACACTGACAGCAGCAGCAACCGTTCTTCCCCTCCAGAAGTTGGACGAGCCCACAGGCCATCCTTGCCAGATCTTACACGTCCCCCTAGTACCACTAGTCCAGGAATGAGGCACAGTTCCTCTGCCCCTCCACCGCCTCCTCCTGGGCGGCGACATGCTAGTTCAGCACCTTCTCCTGCTCAGAATGCCAAACCCTACAGTAGGGATAAACCTTTACCGCCAACCCCAGGGCATCGGGCTCCTGCTGCTCCTCCAGTAAAGCCGCCTCCCTCTCCTGTCAACATGCGAACCCCTAATTCTCAGGGACAACCCCCTCCACCGCCACCTtacagacagcctcctccttctgTGAATGGACCACCTAGCCCTATAAATGAGCCGCCCCCAGACCTACCACTGCGGCTCAACTCTCTCCCTCGCAGACAAGCTGCAAACGTGCGAGGACTGGCTCCTCCTCCACCAACTTCAGCAAATCTCTCTCCGGGTGGTAACAGACCACCACCGCCTGTAAGAGACCCTCCTTCTAGGGGATCAGGTGAGGCAATGCATGCATTATTGAAGTAGTAATTCTATTTGAATGGAAATTTCATTTGTCCATAAAATCCCCAAATGTTGCTGTTCTGCATTGTAAAAATGTCCTCATCTTGCAGCTCCTGTAGTACGTAATGGCGGCCGtgatgcacctcctcctcctccccctccttacCGAATGCATGGCACAAGTGATACAACACAGAACCGGGCTAAGCCACCCCCGCCTCCCTCTCGAATTCCTGCTGGACCTCCTCCGCCACCACCTCCTGTTAGGAATGGACACAGAGACTCTATCTCTGTTGGGAGGTCATTTGCAGGTAAACCTCCGTTAAATACTTTTTGCATCACATTTCTTCCCATCTGCTGTAATAGTGCAGAACATGCAAGTTAATCGGTGACTAAGATCTCTATTTAGGGATAGATACCTGCCTACTGTAATATCAAATGGTATTCTACCTCCCTGATTGAGGTGCCCCAGTCTTGGACCTTCATTGCTTTTCTGAGTGTAAACTAATTCTGGTTTTCCATAAGTTTCcaactatataattatatatgagcCACTATTCTAGAAATGTTAGTGGGATGTTCCCATAAGTTTTGATTATCCATAGGATCAATCCCATCAATGATGACGGTTGAGCATGCACACTGCCACTCCATTCAAAGTCTATAGCAGAGAGAGACAAGTACAGGAATTCATCACTTTATTTGGTGAGGTCCAGCAGATCCTAACAGTAAAAGTGATACATTACTGAATGAGTACTGCAgctcttcacttttttttttcctgcacatACACAGTAGGGCCTGAGGGTGAGATGACCAGGGAAAACTTAGTAGGCGCAGCCCCAAACCGGCACTGAGGCCCTTTCATTCTTAAAATTGTGGGAGTTAGATCTCTACTGATTATAAAGTGATGACCACCCCTTTAGCAGTTGTTTTAAGTGTATGTTTTGGTTGTCTGACATGGATTTTATGAAATaattagatggtggcccaattctaacgcatcgggtattctagaatatgtatagtagtatatagcacagcccacgcagtatatagcacagcccacgtagtatatagcacagcccacgcagtatatagcacagcaggcaccatatccctgttaaaaaataaataaataaataaagaatttaaaataaaaaatagttatatgctcgccttccggcggcccccggatccagcccaggcgtttagcgatgcttctcgtgacgctccggtcccaagaatgcattgcggcaataacatgtgatgatgtagcggtctcgcgagatcgctacgtcatatcgggtcattgccgcaatgcattcttgggactggatggtcgcgaggagcgggaaaggtgccggaaggtgagaatataatgatttttttatatttttaacattagatatttttactattgatgctgcataggcagcatcagtagtaaaaagttggtcacacagggttaatagcagcgttaacggactgcgttatgccgcggtgtaacgcagtccgtttaacggactgctaaaccgctatgggggcactgactggaggggagtagggaagggcgaattcgtggccggactgtggccgtcgctggtcGCGGCCAGCCGCGACAAATCAATCAGCAACGGggaatttccatgacagacaaacagacggaagtgacccttagatgattatacAGATAGATGCTAAAAAAGAAAACACTGTACATGCGTCCTGTGAGAATTTTTAACCCCCTTTTTGTCTTTTTATGAGACATACATGCTTGTGTTTACAGCACAGCACAACACtactgtatctaatatataattgccaatcggCTCTGTCACAGCTTCCGGCTATTGTGTCGCTATCCCAAAATCCACCGCGGCCGGAAGCTGTGACAAAAATGGCACCGCTATTCCATCGGGAGATCAGCGGCGCCACGCTGCTTTggcaggggatttgaatcccgcgccgcTCAAAGCCGCGCggcgccgctcattggctgagctgctGCTGGCTGAGCCAACGAGCGGCACGGGAATGTCAAAGCTgcacggcaccgctcattggctcagccggcggggcgGGGGATTtgagttttgggtattttctgtcttatacagtggggggaataagtatttgatcccttgctgattttgtaagtttgcccactgacaaaggcatggccagtctataattttaagggtaggttaattttaacactgagagatagaatatcaaaaataaaatccagaaaatcacattgtataaatgtatttgcgttttgcagtgagaaataagtacttgattcctctggcaaacaagacttaatacttggtagcaacacccttgttggcaagcacagcagtcagatgttttttgtagttgatgatgaggtttgcgcacatgtcaggaggatttTTGGCCCAcacttctttgcagatcatctctaaatcattaagattttgaggctgtcatttggcaactcggagcttcaactccctccataagttttctatgggattacggtctggagactggctaggccactccatgaccttaatgtgcttcaatTTGAGCCACttttttgttgccttggctgtatgtttttggtcattgtcttgctggaagacccagccacgacccaattttttaatttcttggctgagggaaggaggttgtcactcaggattttatgctacatggctccatccattctcccattgatgtggtgaagtagtctggTGCCCTTAGCAGAAAGACACCCCCAAAACGTAATGTCTCCACCTCcatacttgacagtggggatggtgttctttcggtcataggcagcatttctcttcctccaaacacggcaagttgagttaatgccaaagacctcaattttttctcatctgaccacagcaccttctcccagtcactcacggaatcatccaggtgttcattggcaagcttcagacaggcctgcacatgtgcctttttgagcagggggaccttgcgggcactgcaggattttaaatctttacggcataatgtgttatcaatggttttctttgtgactatggtcccagctgccttaagaTCATTGACAAGttgcccccatgtagttttaggctgatctctcaccttcctcatgatcaaggatactccacgaggtgagattttgcatagtgccccagatcgatgttgattgacagccattttgtatttcttccattttcttactattgcaccaacagttgtctcctcacccagcgtcttacttatggttttgtagcccattctatctttgtgcaggtctatgattttgtccctgacatccttaggctacgttcacatttgcgttgtgcgccgccgcgtcggcgccacaacgcaaacaaaaacgcagcaaaacgcatgcacaacggtgcgttttgcgccgcatgcgtcctttttttcattgattttggacgcagcaaaaatgcaacttgctgcgtcctctgcgcccggacgcgggcgccgcagggacgcatgcggcgcaaaacgcaagtgcgacgcatgtccatgcgcccccatgttaaatataggggcgcatgacgcatgcggcgacgctgcggcgcagaccgcaaatgtgaacgtagccttagaaggctatttggtcttgcccatgttgtagaggttagagtctgactgattgagtcctgTGGACGggtgtcttttataaaggtgactatgtaagacagttgtctttaatgcaggtaacgagttgattaggagcgtctaactggtgtgTAGGAGCCAGacctcttaatggttggtaagggatcaaatacgtatttctcactgcaaattgcaaacttatataatttatacaacgtgattttatttttgatattctatctctcaatgttaaaattaacctacccttaaaattttagactgttcatgtctgtgtcagtgggtaaacttgcaaaatcagcaagggatcaaatacttatttcccccactgtatatgcccctcaaagacacttcaaatgtgatgtggtcccttaaaaaaaaaaaaaaaaaaaaaaaaaaattggaaagatgagaaatcactggtcaacttttaaccggtctaacttcctaacaaaaattgttttaaaaaattgtgctaatgtaaagtagacatgtgggaaatgttatttattaaatattgtgtctgacataactctctggtttaagggcataagaagtaaaagattgaaaattgctaaattttctccaAGTTTACGTTTTTTTCTATCATAAATAAGCGCAagtcttttttttaaatcaaatatttttatttgttttggaGTTTTTTTCAAATAACATTGCAAacacttaggcttcttttacacttcccGACGTTTTTCTGGTTTAGAATAGTATGGGACAAAAAAGGCGATCCGCCAATACGTTCTTGACAgtgcaccgcaaaaaaaaaaagcttccgtTTTTGCAACCCCAttaattttcaatgggggccgtgtccgtgaGCCGTGAGAAATATTGAGCAGGCTcaatattttttcacggccgtatggCGCTCCGGCGAatttgtggccccatagaaatcttTTGGGGCCGCAAAAAgatggcaagtgtaaaagaagcctaaaagagcacaactctggaacgcttaaacataTCCCAGTgctattacctcaaagtgacaccTGTCAAAatggtaaaatttggcctggtcttgaaggtgaaaacaggcttgggggagtgaaggggttaatggtgggtTGCTCAACCTCCCAGCTGCATGGAAGAACAGGAAATGGGTGCTTGTTCCACTAGAGTAGACCACTTTGCTCCATAGACCAATAGTCAGTTATCGGAGAGACTGCACACCAAAAAGGCAGAATCGCTGTATCATGTAATGTCACTCCCCTACTTGTGTAGCCTCCtggtgatgcttttttttttttttcacttttccccTTCCCTATTTGGGCTATACCATGTACCTGTCATGTAGTGACTGTATgtgattagggaaaggggccctgaaCTGTCCCTAGGTCTCGGGCCCTAACTATctctgctcccaaaggtacctctaaggctatgtgcacacgtccggaaagtatgcagacatttcctgagaaaatcctgagattttccgcaggaattctgcacacGTGTTTATCGCgtattttgcgcgtttttttgtgcggatttttcgcgtttttttccagaggttcccaatgcaataaaatagtgggaaatccgcttaaaatcagcaaaattaatgaacatgctgcgtatttttccgcatgcttttttcttttgtggaaaaaaacgcaacatgtgcaccaaAATTGTGGaaaccattaaaaatgatgggatgcttaatgtatacatttttttttaagcgtttttgccgtGGAAAGCTGCCGAAAGAAtgcgcaaaaaacgtgaaaaatccgcaacgtgtgcacataccctttagctGATGAGGTTTGGGACACCAGCTTTACTGTTCTCCTTTTattccctaagctgtcccctcccctaggtggcctgggacagaaatgctagtgtaataatatatttagaattgagagtcctcagtggttgataccttttaatggctaactgaaaagatggtaacaaattgcacgctttcgagactacatacgtctcttcatcaggcaaagactaaaacaaattctgaagaatcacatatttatgcacaacatagtatagagaagaaaaaaaaaaaaaaaaaggggaaaaaaaccatggataagccaggtgacatgaagcagaattaccatgggtgataaacagttacgtccataaatattgggccaattcttagataaggattgtttattgtcctgtgattagggtctctgttgtgatgaccccacatggtctgatgggcaagttccttaattgatgtaaaaagacataaatccatgtgacacattcattcctgcaattagtgtcaaaggtcatcatcagtttatattcccagactctcctgtctttctgtgttttgaagttacctttcaatacaagtaatttcatgtccataatgctatgatttgggagacagaaatgtattgccacaggtatatccattattttttctcttattgtatggcgatgagagttcatccttgttctcagtttctgccctgtctcccccacatacagacccctagttggacatttagtacaaatagttaggtactaccgctacattgatgacattttaatcagtacctaattatttgtactaaatgtccaactgggggtctgtatgtgggggagacagggcagaaactgagaacaaggatgaactctcatcgccatacaataagagaaaaaagaatggatatacccgtggcaatacatttctgtctcccaaatcatagcattatggacatgaaattacttgtattgaaaggtaacttcaaaacacaaaaagacaggagagtctgggaatataaactgatgacgacctttgacactctaactgcaggaatgaatgtgtcacatggatttatgtctttttacatcaattaaggaacttgcccatcagaccatgtgggatcatcacaacagagaccctaatcacaggacaataaacaatccttatctaagaattggcccaatatttatggacgtaactgtttatcacccatggtaattctgcttcatgtcacctggcttatccatggtttttttcccctttttttttttttttttcttctctatactatgttgtgcataaatatgtgattcttcagaatttgttttagtctttgcctgatgaagagacgtatgtagtctcgaaagcttgcaatttgttaccttttaatggctaac contains:
- the WIPF2 gene encoding WAS/WASL-interacting protein family member 2, encoding MPIPPPPPPPPGPPPPPTFSQANTKPPKLTNEEQRGRGALLSDICKGANLKRTTAVNDRSAPVLENSNGGGSGGPGFRPTGGGAMQPRGGLFQGGVPQLRPVGTKDSNSESPSGRSPLQGSTTRSAAPRPPVSGGRPQDDTDSSSNRSSPPEVGRAHRPSLPDLTRPPSTTSPGMRHSSSAPPPPPPGRRHASSAPSPAQNAKPYSRDKPLPPTPGHRAPAAPPVKPPPSPVNMRTPNSQGQPPPPPPYRQPPPSVNGPPSPINEPPPDLPLRLNSLPRRQAANVRGLAPPPPTSANLSPGGNRPPPPVRDPPSRGSAPVVRNGGRDAPPPPPPPYRMHGTSDTTQNRAKPPPPPSRIPAGPPPPPPPVRNGHRDSISVGRSFADDFESKFPFHSVDEFPAPEDYRPFQKVYPSKTNRATRGAPPLPPIPR